From the Acidovorax sp. NCPPB 3576 genome, the window TTCGGCATAGACGGTCTGCGTGGTGATGGCCGGGTTGTTCGCCCCGGACAGCCGCGCGTCGCTCTTGAACACCCGCTGGCCCAAGGCGTTGTACGTGTAGCTCACGGCCAGGGTGTTCGCCGGGTCGGCGTTGGGCCCCGCCTTGGCGATGCGGCCATCCACGCCGTAGTGCAGGTAGCTGTCGCCCTTTCTCGTGATCGAGCCCGTGGCGTCGTAAGCGTAAGCCACGATGCTGGTTTGCGCACTGCCGCCGGCGGGCTGGAACGTCTGCGTGTAGTTCTGCAGCCGGTTGCTGCCGCTGACGGCGACGTAATTGCGCTTGAGCGTGGCCGTGCCCGCCGCTGTGGTGCTGCTGTAGTGGCTCTGGCTTCGGTTGCCGTTGGCGTCCCACGCGTAGCCGCTGGTGTTGGCCCCGAGGGTGTCGCTCAACGCTGCGCCGCTCGCCAGTACCAGGGTGCCCGGCGCGCTGTGGGCGCTGGCGGTGAGCCGGCCCGTGGCGTCGTAGGTGTGGGCGGTGGTGATCACGGCCTGCTGCGCCCCTGTCGCGCCCCGCAGGGCGTGCCGCTGCTGCACCTGGGCCAGGCGCCCGGCGCTGTCCCAGGCGAGGTGCGGCAGCAGCCGGCTGGCGGCCAACTGGCCCGCCAGGGTGTAGCTGCGCTGCTCGGTCAGGCCGGGCGCGGGCCCGAACGCCGGCCACTTCCAGCCGGTGGGCTGGCCCAGCGGGTTCCAGGTGATGGCGGTGAGCAGCGGCTGGCCGTTCCATTGCAGCCCGGTGAGCTGGCCCGTGGCGTCGTACTGGTACTGCAGCTTCTTGCCGCTCGCGTAGGTGAGCGTGGCGATCTGCCCGGCGCCTGCGCCGCTTGTCCCGCCCGGCCCTGCTGGTACATAGGCCTGGGCCAAGGTGCGGCTGTCGCCGTTGGCCAGCACCTGGGTGCGGGCGGTGACCCGGCCCAGCGGGTCGCGCTGCCAGCGCGTGGTGACGCCGGCGTCCTGGATTTCGCTCAAGGACCCGATGCTGGCCTGCGGCGTGCCGGGGGCGTTGTAGCTGGCGCCGGTGAGGTCGTACCGCCACACGCTCTGCTTGCCGTCCTTCCAGAGGATGCGGGTCAGGCGCCCCGCCGCGTCCCGCGTAAGCCCGGTGGTGCGGGCGAGCGCATCGCTCACCTGGGTGGGGCGGCCCAGGGCGTCGTACTGCACGGTCACCGCGCCGCTGTCGGCCGAGGTCTCCCGCGTGGCGTTGCCCCGGATGTCGTTGGCATACGCGGTGGCCACGCCGGCGAAGTCCTTGGCGCCCTGCACGGCGCCCAGGCCGTCGTAGGACAGCGAGGCGACCTTGCCCAGGGGGTCGGTGATTTCCGCGACGCGGCCCAGGGGGTCGGTGGCGTACCGGTAGCGCTGGCCCAGGGCGTTCTCGGCGGCGAGGCGCTCGCCGTTGGGGCCGTAGGCGTAGCGGTCCACCTGGTTGCCGGCCTTGACGGTCTCCAGCTGGTTGGCGGCGTTGATGCCCCGCTCCTGGCGCCACACGGTTTGGCCCGCGGCGTCTTTGACTTCCTGCAGGATGACGTTGTTGAACAGGTCGTACCCATAACTGCCCGAGGCGCCCCGGTTGTCCTTCCACGAGGCCAGCCGGTGCGCGCTGTCGTAGGCGTAGTCGATCTGGTAGCCGTCCGGCTGGGTCGAGCGGGACAGTTTGCCGATGGCGTTGTATTGGTAGGTCCATGCCAGCCCCAGCACCCAGGCATAGTTGAGCAGGCCCCGGGGGTCGCCATGGGCATACTCGGTGAGCAGGCCGTTGGGCAGCAGCTTGGACACCAGGCGGCCATCGCTGTAGTGGTGGCTGGTGCGCCGCCCGAACGGGTCGGTGGACTCGAACACCAAGGGCGTGTTGCTGTGGTAGGTGTACTCGCGCCGCACGCCCAGGGCATCGATTTCGGCGGTGACCTGGCCGCCCTGGTACTCCCATCGGCGGACGGCGGCCTTGGCTGCGCCGTCGGGCTGGCTGGCGTCGTACACCCGCTCGGTGAGGACGTTGCCGTCCGCGTCGTAGGTGTATTCGGTGACGCGGTTGCCATCGGTGACCTTGACGGGCAGGCGGTAGGTGGGGTGCCATTGCGTGGCGACCCGGCGCTCCTGCGCGGTGCCCTTGGCGTGGGTGGCCAGCAGGGGCAACTGGCGGTCGTTGTCCCATTCGTAGGTGGTCTGGCGGCCCAGGAAGTCCGTTTCCGCCGTGACGAGGCCGGCGGCGTTCTGCACCCGGCGGTTGACCGGGCGGTAGGCCAGCCCCGGCGCCGACGAGGCACTGGTGACGGCCAGCGCCTTGTTCTGCACGGTGTAGCCGTACCGGCGGCTCTGCCCGAGCGGGTCCTTCACGCCGACCTGGCCCGAGGCGATGTCGGTGTAGTCGAACTGGTGCGCCAGGGCGTCGCCCGCATGCGCGGCCCGGAGCGTGCGGCCCAGCGCGTCGTAGCTGAACTGGGCGAAGCGGCTGCCGTTCTCATCGACGAGGGCGGTCAGCAGGAACGGGTTGCCGGTGTCTTCGTACAGGTAGGTCTTCTGGAACGTGTCCTGCAGGCGGGACGACACCAGCCGGTCGCCCACGCCGTCCTGGTAGCTGTACCGGTAGGTGGTGGTTTTGTAGTCCGGCGTGATGATCTTCTCGATCAGCCGCTCGCCCCAGACGAGGGTGAGGGTCTGGCCGAAGGCGTTGGTGATGCTGGTCAGGCGCCCGTAGGTGTAGCCGTAGGTGGTGACCCAGCCGTTGCGCGCCCTGCGGCTCAGGAGCTTGCCGGCGCTGTCGAAGGTGAGCACGGAGTCGTCGCTGGCGTTCCGAAAGCGCCACAGGCCATCGGCCTGGGACAGCGTGTCGCTGCGCTGATCGCCCACCCAGTCCTGCTGGGCGCCCGTGCGCTGAAAGCCCCGCTCTTCGCCATTGCCGAAGAGGACGGTCGCAACGCCCTCGGACACCCGCAGGCTGATGGCGTGGTTGTGCCCCCACTGGCGGCCGAAGCCCCGGCTGGTGCGGGCGGAGTCCAGCGCCCAGTGGCTGCGGTAGATGCGCACGAAGTCCAGGCTGCCGCCCCACGGGTCCTGGTGGTCCACGATCTCCTGGAAGTTCTCGCCGGTGGCGGGAATGACGGGGTCGCCCACGCACATGCCGTCCTGCCCGCCCGGGAACACGGAGACCCCCCGGTAGCCGTCACCGGGCGGCGGTACCGGGGGCGGCGGCAGGGGCGGCGGGGGTGGGGGAGGAGGTGGCGGCGGTGGGGGTGGCGGCGGGGGCGGTGGTGGCGGATCGGGGTCGATCAGCTGCTTGGGGCCGCACCAGCCGCTGGTTTCCGAATCGCGGACATCCCCGCGTTCCGCATTCAGGCAGACACAGGAGAACTGGTCGGTGGCGTAATCGTATTTACCCCGGCTTTGGGTCCAGCCCGCCGGGTTGTAGAGGTATTCGGGGTGCTCGTTGGTGGGCCGGTTGCAGATGGGCGCGATGCTGTCGCCCAGTCCATCCGAACCCTCGCACGGGGTGCCCAGCGAAGGCAGCAGCTGGCACCGGTTGCGCCCCCAAATGGACTGCGCGCAGAACCGATGCGGCCCATCGGGCAACGCACCGCACACGCCTGCCACCGTGCCGGACAGCACCGTGTAGCGCATGTCGGGCCCTCCCGTGGACTCGATTCCATACCCAAACGGCTTGCTTCTGTCGATCCCCCCTGCCTCCGCCACGCCCCAATAACCCATGGCCTGCAATGCGATGCAGGCGGCCCATACGACCCTCATGAATCCCCCTCCCGTTTGATATTGAGTTACGCATTTTATCGACTATGCAGAAACTCGATCATCGAGATACAGGGAGTTACATCACCCGAGCCCTGCCTTGAAAATGCGCAAGGCCTTTTTTTTCACGCCTTCAGATAATCCGACTTCCCCCCCAGCCACCGCATCACATGCCGCTCGGCCAGGGCAGGAAACCGGTCCAGCATGTGCGGCGCCAGCTCCCTCGCCCACTCCAGCAGCACGGTGTCGGTGGCCAGGTCGGCAAAGCGCAGCAGCGGCGCGCCGGACTGGCGGGCGCCCAGGAATTCGCCCGGGCCGCGGATGTCCAGGTCGCGCCGGGCGATCTCGAAGCCGTCGTTGGTCTCGGCCATGGCCTTGAGGCGTTCGCGGGCGGTCTCGCCCAGGCGGCCGCTGTCGTTGGTGGAATACAGCAGCACGCAGGCCGAGGCTGCCGCGCCCCGCCCCACGCGCCCGCGCAACTGGTGCAGTTGCGACAGGCCGAACCGCTCGGAATGCTCGATGACCATGAGCGAGGCATTGGGCACGTCCACGCCCACCTCGATCACGGTGGTGCTGACCAGCACGCCCATGGCGCCGCTGGTGAAGAGCGCCATGACGGCCTTCTTCTCGGCGCTGGGCATGCGCGAGTGCAGCAGGCCCACCTGAACGGGCGGCTGGCCTGCCGCAACGCCGCCCTGCAGGGCCTCGCTCAGCTCGGCATGGGTGGCGGTGGCGTTGGACAGGTCCAGCGCCTCGCTTTCCTCGATCAGCGGGCACACCCAGTACACCTGCCGGCCCGAGGCGACCTGGGCGGCGATGCGCTCGATGACCTCGTCCTTGCGGCTGTCGGCGATGAGCTTGGTGACGATGGGGGTGCGCCCGGGGGGCAGCTCGTCGATGGTGGAGACGTCCAGGTCGGCGTAGTAGCTCATGGCCAGGGTGCGCGGGATGGGCGTGGCGCTCATCATGAGCATGTGCGGCTCCATGCCCTGCCCTTCGAGCTTTTGCCGCAGCGCCAGGCGCTGCGCCACGCCGAAGCGGTGCTGCTCGTCGATCACGGCCAGGGCCAGGCACCGAAAGCGCACTTGGTCCTGGATCACCGCATGGGTGCCCACCACCAGCGCGGCCTCGCCGCTTTCCACCAGGGCCAGCATGGCGGCGCGCTCTTTCTTCTTTTGCCCGCCGACGAGCCAGGCCACGCGTTGGCCGCGCACGGCCAGCAGCGGCTCCAGCCAGCCGACGAGCTTGGCGAAATGCTGCTCGGCCAGGATTTCGGTGGGCGCCATCAGCGCGCACTGCCAGCCCGCGTCGATGCACACGGCGGCGGCCAGGGCCGCCACCACGGTCTTGCCCGAGCCCACGTCGCCCTGCAGCAGGCGGTGCATGGGCACGGGGCGGCCCAGGTCGCGGGCGATTTCTTCGCCCACGCGGCGCTGGGCGCCCGTGAGGCCGAAGGGCAGCACGGCCAGCAGCTGCTCGGCCAGCGTGAGGCCACCTTCACCGGGCGGCGGCGCCTGCAGCACCGGCGCGCGCAGCCGGGCCCGTTCGCGCTTGGATTGCTGCTGGGACAGTTGCTGGGCCAGCAACTCCTCGGCCTTGAGCCGCTGCCAGGCCGGATGGCTGTGGTCCTCCAGGGTGGCGATGGCCACGTCGGGCGCCGGGTGGTGCAAAAAAGTGAGCGCCTGCCGCAGATTCCACCCCGGCGCCGGGCCGTTTTGGCTGTAAACGCGGCCCACCGGCGGCTCCACGCCGGGCGGCAGCGTCTCGGACAGCTCCACGCGCTGCAGGGCGCTCACGATGGCGCGGCGCAGGTAGGCCTGGGGCAGTTGCGCGACGGTCGGATAGACGGGGGTGAGCGCGGCCGGCAGGTCGCCGGTGGCCGTGCGAAAGGCCGGGTGCAGCATCTGCCGGCCCCAGAAGCCGCCCTTGACCTCGCCCCGGATGCGCAGGCGCGCGCCCACGGCCAGGGTTTTCTGGTGCGAGGGGTAGAAGCTGAAGAACCGCAGCTCGCAGGTGCCCGTGCCGTCGTCCACCTGCACCAGCAGCTGGCGGCGGGGGCGCAGCTGCACCTCGCTGGAGACGACGGTGGCCTCGATCTGCACGGTGTCGCCGTCCCGGGCGTTGCGCAGGGGGGTGATGCGGGTTTCGTCCTCGTAGCGCAGGGGCAGGTGCAGGGCCAGGTCGATGTCGCGCACCAGCCCCAGCTTGTGCAGGGCCTTCTGCGCAGGGCTGGGGGCGTGCAGCCCCCCCGGGGGGGCTGCACGCCCGGGCGCGGCCACGGAACCGGCGGCGGCAGTGGTGGCGGCGCTACGGTCGGGCATGGGAAGGGGGAGCGGGCGCAGGCAAAGCGCAATAAGGGGGAACCGGCATGGGCAGAAAAGGCTAACATGCCAGCGCCGTCGTTCGGCGGTTTTTGCGGACGCCCGGCGTTACCCATCCGTCCCATGCTCAAGCGAATCAGCGTCCAACATCTTGCCCTGGGCATGTACCTGCACCAGTTCTGCGGCTCGTGGATGGACCATCCGTTCTGGCGCACCGGCTTCGTGCTGCAGGACCCGGCGGACCTGGCCCGCATCCACGAGACCACCATCGCCGAGGTGTGGATCGATGTCTCCAAGGGCCTGGACGTGGCCTCCGATGTGGCCACCACCTCGCCCGAGGAGGCCGAGGCCCGCCTCGACACCGATTTCAGCCAGTTGCAGGAGATGCCGGACCTGAAGATTCCGCCCGCGCCGGCAACTGCCCCGTCCCAGCGCGTGCGCTCGCTGGCCCCCACCAGCATGGCCGAGGAGCTGGGCCATGCGGCATCGATCTGCAACCATGCCCGCCAAGCCGTGTCCTCGATGTTCCATGAGGCCCGCATGGGCCGCGCGGTGGACTCCAGCGATGCGCGCAGCCTGGTGCAGGAGATTTCGGATTCGATCACGCGCCACCCGTCCGCGCTCATCAGCCTGGCGCGGCTCAAGACGGCGGACGACTACACCTACATGCATTCGGTGGCGGTGTGCGCGCTCATGGTGGCCCTGGGGCGCCAGATCGGCCTGGACACCGCGCGCATCCGCACCTCGGGCCTGGCCGGGCTGATGCACGACATCGGCAAGGCGGCGATCCCGCTGGCGGTGCTGAACAAGCCCGGCAAGCTCACCGACGAGGAGTTCGACATCGTGCGCGGCCATTCCGAGCACGGCTACCGCATGCTGCTGGAGTGCGGCGGCGGCGTGGAGGACGAGGTGCTGGACGCCTGCCTGCACCACCACGAGAAAATGGACGGCTCAGGCTACCCGCACCGCCTGCCGGCCGAGCAGATCAGCCTGACCGCGCGCATGGCTTCGATCTGCGACGTGTACGACGCCGTCACCTCCGACCGGCCCTACAAGCGCGGCTGGGACCCGGCCGAATCGCTGCGGCGCATGGCCGAGTGGACCAACGGGCACTTCGACCCCCGCCTGTTCCAGGCCTTCGTGAAGAGCATCGGCATCTACCCCGTGGGCTCGCTCGTGCGGCTGACCTCGGGGCGCATCGGCGTGGTGATGGAGCAGGCCGCCTCGCTGGTGTCGCCGCGCGTGAAGGTGTTCTTCTCCACCAAGTCCGACCTGCGCATTCCGCCCGAGATCATCGACCTGGCCCAGCCCGGCTGCCCGGAGAAGATCGTTGCCCGCGAAGACCCGGACAAATGGCGCTTTCCGGACCTGAACGAGCTGTGGACCGGCATGCCGTCGGTGCCGCGCTGACGCCCCGGCCCTGACGCGCCACCGGCCGCCCGCATGCCCCCGCCGCGCGCCAGCAACGATCCCGCGGGTGCCGTGCGCACCTATGCGATGGTGGAGCGCTCCAGCCACCTGGACTTCGACATCCGCGACCAGAGCGGGCGTGCGCCGCTCACGCAGCCCCACAAGCACGAGTATTTCCAGATCCAGGTGAACCTGGCGGGCAGCACGCAGCACCACATCGGCGGCGTGGCCCGGCCGTTCACCGCGCGCACCCTGAGTTTCGTGCTGCCGCACCGCATGCACCTGGTGCCGCATCCGCCGGGCACGCGCTGGCTGGTGGTGAACTTCAGCCAGCGCTTCCTGTGGCCCGGGCTGACCGTGGACCCGCTCGACCTGGAAGACGTGCCGCTGGCCCTGGCGCCGGAACTGGCGCCGTTCCAGTTCCAGGAGCACCTGGACTTCACGTTCGACGAAGACGGCTTTCAAGACGTGCAGGCGCTGCTGGGCAGCCTGCAGCGCGAGAACGCGGCGCGGCGCCTGGCCTCCCTGGCGTGCATCCGCGGCTGCCTGCTGCAGCTGCTGGCGCTGACCTGCCAGCGCTGGGAAGGCGAGTTGCGCGCGCTGGCCGCGGCCCAGGCGCAGCGCGGCAGCCGCCGCGCGGCCATGGCCCGGCTGCTGCGCTACCTGCGCGGCGAACTGGCCGGCGACCCCACGCTGGCCGACGCGGCGGAGGCCGCCTGCCTGTCGCCCAACTACCTGGCCCACCTCATCAAAAAGGAAACCGGCAAGACCTTCACCGAGCTGCTGACCGAACGCCGGCTGGCCCTGGCGCAGGAACTGCTGCTGGCCACGGGCGACCGCATCGGCGAGATCGCGCGGCGCTGCGGCTTTGCCGACGAAGCGTATTTCGCCCGGCGCTTTCGGCAGTGGCACGGCCTGAGCCCCAGCGCCTGGCGCGCGCAGCGGCTGCGCGAACTGCAGGGCACGGCCGTGGCGGTGCCCGGTTCCGTCCAAGTGTTGCGCTGAATCGTCCGGGTGCGCCGCGGCGGCGAACCTTAAGCTTTCCGTTGACCAAAACAACGGAGACGCTTTCATGGACCTGAACCGCCGAGACCTCTTGATGACCTCTACCGCCACCCTGGGCGGCGCCCTGGCCGCCGGCTGCGCCAGCGTGACCGCTACCCCGTCCCAGCCCACGCCGTTTTCGCTGAGCGTGCCGGCCGTGCCCATCGCCGGCAGCCGCGAAGTCTTTCCCGTGCACCGCATCTACTGCATCGGCCGCAACTACGCAGCCCATGCGCGCGAGATGGGGTCCGACCCCACGCGCGAGCCGCCCTTCTTCTTCCAAAAGCCCAACGACGCGGTGCAATTCGTGCCGCCGGGCACCACGGTGGACCACCCCTATCCCGCCCTCACCCGCAACTACCACTACGAGGTGGAGCTGGTGGCCGCCCTGCACAGCGGCGGGCGCAACATCGCGCCGGAGCACGCGCTGCAGCATGTGTACGGCTATGCCGCGGGCCTTGACATGACGCGCCGCGACCTGCAAAGCGACATGAAGGACCAGAAGAAGCCCTGGGAGATCGGCAAGAGCTTCGACCTGTCGGCCCCCATCGGGCCGATCCACCGCGTGGCCCAGACCGGCCACTTTCCCAGGGGCGCCATCACGCTGTCGGTGAACGGCACGGTCAAGCAAAGCGCCGATCTGGCGCAGATGATCTGGAGCGTGGCCGAGCAGATCAGCAACCTGTCGCAGGCGTTCGAGCTGAAGGCCGGCGACCTGATCTACAGCGGTACGCCCGAGAACGTGGGCGCCGTGGTGCGGGGGGACCTCATGGTGGCGCACATCGACGGCCTGCCCGACCTCTCGCTGCGCGTGGTCTGAAACGGGCCGCAGCGGCGCCGAGCAGGCGTTTGCGGGCCGACTGGCGTGGCGGTGGCACACTGCCCCGCCATGACTTCGCCTTCCGCTCCTGAGCCGCGCCGCGGGTGCGCGGCACGCGCCGTGGCCGCCCTCGTGGCGCATGCCGCCTCCCTGTCCCGCCGGGTGGTCCTGCCGCTGCTGGGCCTGGCCGCCGGGCTGACCCAGGCGGCGGGCCTGCGCATGATCGAGGTGCCCGCCGATGCCCAGGGCCCGGCATTGCGCGGCGCGATCTGGACGCCCTGCGCCACGCCGCCGGGGCCCGTCGGCATCGGCCCGCTCACCCTGGAGGCGATGCGCAACTGCCCCGTGCAGGGCGCACCGCTGCCGCTGGTCATCGTCTCGCATGGCTCGGGCGGCTCCGCCTTCAGCCACCACGACACGGCCGCGGCGCTGGCCGATGCGGGCTTTGCCGTCGCGGCCATCAGCCACCCGGGCGACAACGCGCAGGACCTGAGCCGCCAGGGCAGGCTCTCCGCCTTCGCCACGCGGCCGGCCGACATGCGGCGGCTCACCGATTACCTGCTGGGCGCCTGGCCCGGCCACGCCGAGCTGGACTTCGGGCGCATCGGCTTTTTCGGGTTCTCGCGCGGCGGCACCACGGGGCTCGTGGCCCTGGGCGCGGTGCCGGACTTCACCCAGCGCCCCGAGCTGTGCCCGGCCGGCTCGCCCATCCCGCTGTGCACCGAGATCCGCAACCGCTCCTGGCCCGCGGTGCCCGCGCCGGACCCGCGCATCCGCGCCGCGGTGATCGCCGACCCACTGAACTTCTTCACCCCCGAGACACTGCAGGC encodes:
- a CDS encoding HD-GYP domain-containing protein — translated: MLKRISVQHLALGMYLHQFCGSWMDHPFWRTGFVLQDPADLARIHETTIAEVWIDVSKGLDVASDVATTSPEEAEARLDTDFSQLQEMPDLKIPPAPATAPSQRVRSLAPTSMAEELGHAASICNHARQAVSSMFHEARMGRAVDSSDARSLVQEISDSITRHPSALISLARLKTADDYTYMHSVAVCALMVALGRQIGLDTARIRTSGLAGLMHDIGKAAIPLAVLNKPGKLTDEEFDIVRGHSEHGYRMLLECGGGVEDEVLDACLHHHEKMDGSGYPHRLPAEQISLTARMASICDVYDAVTSDRPYKRGWDPAESLRRMAEWTNGHFDPRLFQAFVKSIGIYPVGSLVRLTSGRIGVVMEQAASLVSPRVKVFFSTKSDLRIPPEIIDLAQPGCPEKIVAREDPDKWRFPDLNELWTGMPSVPR
- a CDS encoding fumarylacetoacetate hydrolase family protein, producing the protein MDLNRRDLLMTSTATLGGALAAGCASVTATPSQPTPFSLSVPAVPIAGSREVFPVHRIYCIGRNYAAHAREMGSDPTREPPFFFQKPNDAVQFVPPGTTVDHPYPALTRNYHYEVELVAALHSGGRNIAPEHALQHVYGYAAGLDMTRRDLQSDMKDQKKPWEIGKSFDLSAPIGPIHRVAQTGHFPRGAITLSVNGTVKQSADLAQMIWSVAEQISNLSQAFELKAGDLIYSGTPENVGAVVRGDLMVAHIDGLPDLSLRVV
- a CDS encoding RHS repeat-associated core domain-containing protein, yielding MRVVWAACIALQAMGYWGVAEAGGIDRSKPFGYGIESTGGPDMRYTVLSGTVAGVCGALPDGPHRFCAQSIWGRNRCQLLPSLGTPCEGSDGLGDSIAPICNRPTNEHPEYLYNPAGWTQSRGKYDYATDQFSCVCLNAERGDVRDSETSGWCGPKQLIDPDPPPPPPPPPPPPPPPPPPPPPLPPPPVPPPGDGYRGVSVFPGGQDGMCVGDPVIPATGENFQEIVDHQDPWGGSLDFVRIYRSHWALDSARTSRGFGRQWGHNHAISLRVSEGVATVLFGNGEERGFQRTGAQQDWVGDQRSDTLSQADGLWRFRNASDDSVLTFDSAGKLLSRRARNGWVTTYGYTYGRLTSITNAFGQTLTLVWGERLIEKIITPDYKTTTYRYSYQDGVGDRLVSSRLQDTFQKTYLYEDTGNPFLLTALVDENGSRFAQFSYDALGRTLRAAHAGDALAHQFDYTDIASGQVGVKDPLGQSRRYGYTVQNKALAVTSASSAPGLAYRPVNRRVQNAAGLVTAETDFLGRQTTYEWDNDRQLPLLATHAKGTAQERRVATQWHPTYRLPVKVTDGNRVTEYTYDADGNVLTERVYDASQPDGAAKAAVRRWEYQGGQVTAEIDALGVRREYTYHSNTPLVFESTDPFGRRTSHHYSDGRLVSKLLPNGLLTEYAHGDPRGLLNYAWVLGLAWTYQYNAIGKLSRSTQPDGYQIDYAYDSAHRLASWKDNRGASGSYGYDLFNNVILQEVKDAAGQTVWRQERGINAANQLETVKAGNQVDRYAYGPNGERLAAENALGQRYRYATDPLGRVAEITDPLGKVASLSYDGLGAVQGAKDFAGVATAYANDIRGNATRETSADSGAVTVQYDALGRPTQVSDALARTTGLTRDAAGRLTRILWKDGKQSVWRYDLTGASYNAPGTPQASIGSLSEIQDAGVTTRWQRDPLGRVTARTQVLANGDSRTLAQAYVPAGPGGTSGAGAGQIATLTYASGKKLQYQYDATGQLTGLQWNGQPLLTAITWNPLGQPTGWKWPAFGPAPGLTEQRSYTLAGQLAASRLLPHLAWDSAGRLAQVQQRHALRGATGAQQAVITTAHTYDATGRLTASAHSAPGTLVLASGAALSDTLGANTSGYAWDANGNRSQSHYSSTTAAGTATLKRNYVAVSGSNRLQNYTQTFQPAGGSAQTSIVAYAYDATGSITRKGDSYLHYGVDGRIAKAGPNADPANTLAVSYTYNALGQRVFKSDARLSGANNPAITTQTVYAEDGIGSTVLGQYGNRRSSNSAAPAGEMDSTEVIYLPTASGPMPVAAQINGRLYAIDADHLNTPRRLTNTQGQVVWQWLITGFGEANPTTGATGYAQSGQGSANYSEAIKFDLRYPGQVWDEETQLAYNLNRYYDREGGRYIQADPIGLDGGWNRFLYVGGNPLSFIDPEGLQIAPPPRRPNWPEWLQPNAPNSNCATPECAAGLLPAPSERRTTEQISKDLNHRVCKWSCGKAISSVTGGVGDMCRIGPLEKYGAGKAVKQACDWVCE
- a CDS encoding alpha/beta hydrolase family protein, which encodes MTSPSAPEPRRGCAARAVAALVAHAASLSRRVVLPLLGLAAGLTQAAGLRMIEVPADAQGPALRGAIWTPCATPPGPVGIGPLTLEAMRNCPVQGAPLPLVIVSHGSGGSAFSHHDTAAALADAGFAVAAISHPGDNAQDLSRQGRLSAFATRPADMRRLTDYLLGAWPGHAELDFGRIGFFGFSRGGTTGLVALGAVPDFTQRPELCPAGSPIPLCTEIRNRSWPAVPAPDPRIRAAVIADPLNFFTPETLQAVKAPVQLWASALGGDGVTPGSVEALRRALPAAPEWHGVPQAGHFAFLAPCSASLAERLPALCRDAPGFDRIAFHAAFHREVIAFLRRQLAPAGAGGPSAR
- the recG gene encoding ATP-dependent DNA helicase RecG; translated protein: MPDRSAATTAAAGSVAAPGRAAPPGGLHAPSPAQKALHKLGLVRDIDLALHLPLRYEDETRITPLRNARDGDTVQIEATVVSSEVQLRPRRQLLVQVDDGTGTCELRFFSFYPSHQKTLAVGARLRIRGEVKGGFWGRQMLHPAFRTATGDLPAALTPVYPTVAQLPQAYLRRAIVSALQRVELSETLPPGVEPPVGRVYSQNGPAPGWNLRQALTFLHHPAPDVAIATLEDHSHPAWQRLKAEELLAQQLSQQQSKRERARLRAPVLQAPPPGEGGLTLAEQLLAVLPFGLTGAQRRVGEEIARDLGRPVPMHRLLQGDVGSGKTVVAALAAAVCIDAGWQCALMAPTEILAEQHFAKLVGWLEPLLAVRGQRVAWLVGGQKKKERAAMLALVESGEAALVVGTHAVIQDQVRFRCLALAVIDEQHRFGVAQRLALRQKLEGQGMEPHMLMMSATPIPRTLAMSYYADLDVSTIDELPPGRTPIVTKLIADSRKDEVIERIAAQVASGRQVYWVCPLIEESEALDLSNATATHAELSEALQGGVAAGQPPVQVGLLHSRMPSAEKKAVMALFTSGAMGVLVSTTVIEVGVDVPNASLMVIEHSERFGLSQLHQLRGRVGRGAAASACVLLYSTNDSGRLGETARERLKAMAETNDGFEIARRDLDIRGPGEFLGARQSGAPLLRFADLATDTVLLEWARELAPHMLDRFPALAERHVMRWLGGKSDYLKA
- a CDS encoding AraC family transcriptional regulator, which produces MPPPRASNDPAGAVRTYAMVERSSHLDFDIRDQSGRAPLTQPHKHEYFQIQVNLAGSTQHHIGGVARPFTARTLSFVLPHRMHLVPHPPGTRWLVVNFSQRFLWPGLTVDPLDLEDVPLALAPELAPFQFQEHLDFTFDEDGFQDVQALLGSLQRENAARRLASLACIRGCLLQLLALTCQRWEGELRALAAAQAQRGSRRAAMARLLRYLRGELAGDPTLADAAEAACLSPNYLAHLIKKETGKTFTELLTERRLALAQELLLATGDRIGEIARRCGFADEAYFARRFRQWHGLSPSAWRAQRLRELQGTAVAVPGSVQVLR